A DNA window from Iodobacter ciconiae contains the following coding sequences:
- the nrdD gene encoding anaerobic ribonucleoside-triphosphate reductase, protein MSDLSVQTKLAPELKDEERTRCEIWTRVMGYHRPVSSFNIGKKGEFKERQFFNECNTAP, encoded by the coding sequence ATGAGTGATTTATCAGTTCAAACCAAGCTGGCTCCTGAACTAAAAGATGAAGAGCGTACCCGTTGTGAAATCTGGACTCGGGTGATGGGGTATCACCGGCCGGTAAGCAGTTTTAATATTGGTAAGAAAGGTGAGTTTAAAGAACGGCAATTTTTTAACGAATGTAATACCGCGCCATAA
- a CDS encoding ribonucleoside triphosphate reductase, translated as MTIYPQYVLKRDGRIAAFDVDKIRLALLNASRVTGEFDEAEAIRLSELVSSRLQGDLTPSIEQIQDQVEETLLQYHYLKTVRAYIAYRSQHARLRSDVRTVVDVESSINEYLDQSDWRVNANANQGWSLGGLILNTSGKMIANYWLNHVYPPAIGEAHRSGAMHIHDLDMLSGYCAGWSLRRLLQEGFNGVPGKVEAKPPKHFSAAIGQIVNFLGTLQNEWAGAQAFSSFDTYMAAFVRADNLQYTQVKQYIQELIYNLNVPSRWGTQTPFTNLTFDWICPEDLREQIPYVGGREMPFNYGELQAEMDMINRAYIEVMMEGDALGRVFTFPIPTYNITKDFAWDHPNTDLLFEMTAKYGLPYFQNFLNSDLEPHMVRSMCCRLQLDLRELLKRGNGLFGSAEQTGSLGVVTINCARIGYEFKGNEAGLLSRIDTLMELAKQSLEIKRKLIGRLIDGGLYPYTKRYLGTLRNHFSTLGVNGINEMIRNFSDDQHDISSDAGYALAIRLLDHIRAKMSEFQEETGHLYNLEATPAEGTTYRFAKEDKKAYPDILQAGTIDQPFYTNSSQLPVGFTDDPFEALGRQQELQRKYTGGTVLHLYMNEAISSPVACKALVKKALTNYRLPYITITPTFSICPKHGYLSGHHEFCPKCDGELLAKKCCATN; from the coding sequence ATGACCATATACCCGCAATATGTGTTAAAACGTGATGGCCGCATCGCGGCGTTTGATGTTGATAAAATTCGCCTTGCGCTGCTAAATGCCAGCCGCGTAACTGGTGAGTTTGATGAGGCAGAAGCAATACGCTTAAGCGAGCTGGTTAGCAGTCGCCTGCAAGGGGATCTCACCCCTTCCATTGAGCAGATTCAGGACCAGGTTGAAGAAACCCTGCTGCAATATCATTATTTAAAAACCGTTCGTGCTTATATTGCTTATCGCAGCCAGCATGCGCGTTTGCGCTCGGATGTGCGAACGGTAGTGGATGTTGAATCATCGATTAATGAATATTTGGATCAATCAGACTGGCGGGTGAATGCCAATGCCAATCAGGGCTGGAGCCTGGGTGGGCTGATTTTAAATACCAGCGGCAAAATGATTGCCAATTACTGGTTAAACCATGTTTATCCGCCTGCTATTGGTGAGGCACATCGCTCTGGTGCGATGCATATTCATGACCTGGATATGCTGTCTGGCTATTGTGCAGGCTGGTCTTTGCGCCGCCTTTTGCAAGAAGGTTTTAATGGCGTGCCGGGTAAGGTAGAAGCCAAGCCACCCAAGCATTTTTCTGCAGCTATCGGGCAAATTGTTAATTTTTTAGGCACTTTGCAAAATGAATGGGCGGGTGCGCAGGCATTTAGCTCGTTTGATACCTATATGGCGGCATTTGTTCGTGCAGATAATTTGCAATATACACAGGTAAAGCAGTATATCCAGGAGCTGATTTACAATTTGAATGTGCCTAGCCGCTGGGGCACACAAACGCCATTTACAAATCTGACTTTTGACTGGATTTGCCCGGAAGACCTGCGCGAACAGATTCCCTATGTAGGTGGCAGGGAAATGCCATTTAATTATGGTGAATTGCAGGCCGAAATGGATATGATTAATCGTGCCTATATCGAAGTGATGATGGAGGGCGATGCACTGGGCCGTGTATTTACTTTCCCGATTCCCACTTACAATATCACCAAAGATTTTGCCTGGGATCACCCCAATACTGATTTGTTATTTGAAATGACGGCCAAATACGGCCTGCCCTATTTCCAGAATTTTTTAAATTCAGATTTAGAGCCGCATATGGTACGTTCAATGTGCTGCCGCTTGCAGCTTGATCTGCGTGAATTATTAAAGCGCGGTAATGGCTTATTCGGCTCGGCAGAGCAGACCGGCTCGCTGGGCGTGGTGACCATTAATTGCGCGCGGATTGGTTATGAATTCAAAGGTAATGAAGCGGGTTTGTTGTCACGAATTGATACGCTAATGGAGCTGGCCAAACAATCTTTGGAAATTAAACGCAAATTAATCGGCCGCTTAATTGATGGTGGTCTTTATCCTTATACCAAGCGCTATCTGGGCACGCTGCGCAATCATTTTAGTACGCTGGGGGTAAATGGTATTAACGAGATGATTCGCAATTTTAGTGATGATCAGCATGATATCAGCTCTGACGCGGGCTATGCCTTGGCAATTCGCCTGCTGGATCATATCCGCGCCAAAATGAGCGAGTTTCAGGAAGAAACCGGCCATCTTTATAATCTGGAAGCCACGCCAGCCGAAGGCACGACTTATCGTTTTGCTAAAGAAGATAAAAAGGCTTATCCCGATATTTTGCAGGCCGGTACGATAGATCAGCCTTTTTATACTAATTCCAGCCAGCTGCCGGTTGGTTTCACTGATGATCCGTTTGAGGCCTTGGGCCGTCAGCAGGAATTACAGCGTAAATACACCGGTGGCACTGTCTTGCATCTGTATATGAACGAGGCGATTTCCAGCCCTGTGGCGTGTAAAGCATTGGTGAAAAAAGCACTGACAAATTATCGCCTGCCCTATATCACCATCACGCCCACTTTTTCTATCTGCCCGAAGCATGGCTACCTGAGCGGCCACCATGAGTTTTGCCCGAAGTGCGATGGCGAGCTACTGGCGAAGAAATGCTGTGCTACAAATTAA
- a CDS encoding histidine phosphatase family protein, translating into MSSFRLTLLRHGATIAPAGILTGHTDLPLSALGEQQMAGRNNYFSRFPPSSIASSDLCRCAGFARQLAGKAGLDCHIDSKLREMNFGELDGLAKAQWSEAQQAAWALWSQNPEANTGADIESWVSFSARVNAAFRAWLQVSHGNHRVMITHGGVAKALLLNWLGLPAVRHNQFWLAHAGMITLYWDDEYLPILQGIDNEVLLGA; encoded by the coding sequence ATGAGTAGTTTTCGTCTTACGCTTTTGCGGCATGGCGCAACCATTGCTCCAGCGGGGATATTAACTGGCCATACGGATCTGCCCTTGTCGGCCCTGGGTGAGCAGCAAATGGCTGGTCGAAATAATTACTTTTCCCGTTTCCCTCCAAGCAGTATTGCCAGCTCTGATCTATGCCGCTGTGCAGGTTTTGCCCGGCAATTGGCGGGAAAGGCAGGACTGGATTGCCATATAGATAGTAAGCTGCGTGAAATGAATTTTGGCGAGTTAGATGGCTTAGCTAAGGCTCAATGGAGTGAAGCACAGCAAGCTGCCTGGGCGCTTTGGTCACAAAATCCTGAGGCAAATACGGGAGCGGATATTGAAAGCTGGGTGAGTTTTTCTGCCCGGGTAAATGCTGCTTTTCGTGCCTGGCTACAAGTTAGCCATGGGAATCACCGGGTGATGATTACCCACGGTGGCGTAGCTAAGGCCTTATTACTCAATTGGCTGGGCTTGCCTGCCGTACGGCATAATCAATTTTGGCTGGCGCACGCGGGGATGATTACGCTTTATTGGGATGATGAGTACCTGCCTATTTTGCAGGGGATTGATAATGAAGTTCTGTTGGGTGCGTGA
- the cobS gene encoding adenosylcobinamide-GDP ribazoletransferase, whose protein sequence is MKFDWREPVLAVQFLTRLPTPQIRHFEPALLAAAAPWFPLVGLLIGVFLSTVVFLAAKADPWLAALAGFLLWTWITGGLHLDGLADMSDGLGAAHRDPERFLAVLKDPHLGSFGVLALICQSAAKLVLLMLLAKQQEWLALLLIPAWARFGVLYWSRLPPLASGMAEQFAWQKTSVSLYILLILLLLMSYFIAPALLTAPLLIWAYAKWLMHKLGGMTGDCLGAGIEITETGLLFCMLVLLI, encoded by the coding sequence ATGAAATTTGACTGGCGCGAGCCTGTGTTGGCGGTGCAGTTTTTGACTCGTTTGCCTACGCCGCAGATTCGTCATTTTGAGCCTGCTTTACTTGCAGCTGCCGCGCCGTGGTTTCCTCTGGTAGGCCTATTGATTGGTGTTTTTTTAAGCACGGTGGTATTTCTTGCTGCCAAAGCAGACCCCTGGCTGGCGGCTTTGGCGGGGTTTTTGCTCTGGACGTGGATTACTGGTGGGCTGCATTTAGATGGCCTTGCCGATATGTCGGATGGCTTAGGCGCTGCGCATCGTGATCCGGAACGCTTTTTGGCGGTGCTGAAAGACCCGCATCTGGGGAGCTTTGGTGTGTTGGCGCTGATTTGCCAGTCTGCCGCCAAGCTGGTGCTCTTAATGCTGCTGGCAAAACAGCAAGAATGGCTGGCGCTTTTGCTGATCCCCGCATGGGCGCGCTTTGGTGTTTTGTACTGGAGCCGATTACCCCCTTTAGCTTCTGGTATGGCTGAGCAATTTGCCTGGCAAAAAACCAGCGTGTCACTGTATATTCTTTTGATTTTACTGCTGCTGATGTCTTATTTTATTGCCCCTGCATTATTGACGGCTCCCTTGTTAATCTGGGCTTATGCCAAGTGGTTAATGCATAAATTGGGCGGAATGACAGGAGATTGCCTGGGGGCGGGGATAGAAATAACTGAAACTGGGCTGTTATTTTGCATGCTTGTTTTGCTCATATAG